Proteins from one Gimesia maris genomic window:
- a CDS encoding cytochrome c oxidase subunit 3, translating to MNTAATTTTDEHADSHDHEHHDPRLAHHFDSHQQQFDTGKLGIWLFLVTEVLFFSGLFGFYAVYRSLHPEVFLYASQFLDTTLGAANTVVLLFSSLTMAWGVRCAQLGQTRGLLICLVTTLACAAIFLGVKSFEYTEKAHHHLLPGRAYQSPEHHDAAAAAPATDAESAVAAENAEAAEASVHGDHGDESLFEKTKHTLSYMTLVLWVVIVISGIALGALFKNPGKKTLATIAGCFLVSAIGMQLGTYSSIGYHQLGHTEKPTDEEILMAETVPAEYAAQKEKIPEPMLARTFFGVYFCMTGVHAIHIIGGMIAISWLIVRTVHGAFTTYYFGAVDFVGLYWHLVDLIWIYLFPLLYLIN from the coding sequence ATGAATACCGCGGCCACCACTACCACAGACGAGCACGCTGACAGCCACGATCATGAACACCATGATCCCCGGCTGGCGCATCACTTTGATTCTCACCAGCAGCAGTTTGATACCGGGAAACTGGGAATCTGGTTGTTTCTGGTTACGGAAGTGCTGTTCTTCAGCGGCCTGTTCGGCTTTTATGCCGTTTATCGTTCATTACATCCCGAGGTGTTCCTCTACGCCAGCCAGTTTCTGGATACGACGTTGGGGGCAGCCAATACCGTGGTTCTGCTGTTCAGCAGTCTGACGATGGCCTGGGGTGTGCGTTGTGCCCAGTTGGGGCAGACGCGAGGCCTGCTGATCTGTCTGGTGACAACACTGGCCTGTGCCGCGATCTTCCTGGGTGTGAAATCTTTTGAGTACACAGAGAAAGCACATCACCATCTTTTACCAGGACGCGCCTACCAGAGCCCGGAACATCACGATGCGGCGGCCGCAGCTCCAGCAACAGATGCTGAAAGTGCCGTGGCTGCTGAAAATGCAGAAGCAGCCGAAGCTTCTGTCCACGGTGATCACGGCGACGAATCACTGTTTGAAAAAACCAAGCACACACTCTCCTATATGACCCTGGTCCTGTGGGTGGTGATTGTAATTTCCGGGATTGCACTCGGGGCGCTCTTTAAGAACCCTGGTAAAAAGACTCTGGCAACGATAGCCGGTTGTTTTCTGGTCTCTGCGATTGGGATGCAGCTGGGGACGTATTCCAGTATTGGCTATCATCAACTGGGACATACAGAAAAACCAACAGATGAAGAAATTCTGATGGCCGAGACGGTTCCAGCTGAATATGCTGCACAGAAAGAAAAAATCCCCGAACCGATGCTGGCACGAACCTTCTTCGGCGTTTATTTCTGTATGACCGGGGTGCACGCCATCCATATTATCGGCGGAATGATTGCCATCAGCTGGCTGATCGTCAGAACGGTACATGGTGCATTTACAACATATTACTTTGGCGCAGTCGATTTTGTCGGACTCTACTGGCATTTGGTCGACCTGATCTGGATCTACCTCTTCCCGCTGTTATACCTGATCAATTAG
- a CDS encoding SCO family protein, producing MPVWADRMEPAPKDIEKLDVLEHLDSKLPLDLVFLDSKGKQVTLGDYFKKDRPVILSLNYSNCPMLCSLQLTALVRGLKELEWSADQQYDFVSVSIDPKETYQRANLTKQKYFKEYDRAGTAGGWHFLCGQQASITKLAEAMGVQYNYIEERKEYAHPAVLLICTPDGRISRYLYGIGFPKQTLKLALVEASEGKIGSTIDRFLLFCFHYDADKGRYAPTARNIMKIGGFATVFILTVVLIPYWRGRKGRVQLETITGQTHEVTGGS from the coding sequence ATGCCAGTGTGGGCAGACCGTATGGAGCCGGCTCCCAAAGATATTGAGAAACTGGATGTGCTTGAGCATCTGGATTCGAAATTACCTCTGGATCTGGTGTTTCTGGACAGTAAAGGAAAACAGGTGACGCTGGGTGATTATTTTAAAAAGGATCGCCCCGTGATTTTGTCACTGAATTATTCGAACTGCCCGATGCTGTGTTCTTTACAACTCACAGCACTGGTCAGGGGTTTAAAAGAATTAGAGTGGTCGGCTGATCAACAATATGATTTTGTCTCTGTCAGTATTGATCCCAAAGAGACCTATCAGCGGGCAAATTTAACAAAACAGAAGTACTTCAAGGAATACGATCGTGCAGGCACAGCCGGGGGCTGGCATTTTCTGTGCGGTCAGCAGGCGTCCATTACAAAATTAGCGGAGGCCATGGGGGTTCAATACAATTATATCGAAGAGCGAAAAGAATACGCTCATCCGGCTGTATTATTGATCTGCACTCCCGATGGTCGGATTTCCCGATATCTCTATGGTATCGGTTTTCCAAAACAGACTTTGAAATTAGCATTGGTGGAAGCGTCGGAAGGAAAGATCGGTTCGACCATTGATCGGTTTTTACTGTTCTGCTTTCACTACGATGCAGACAAAGGTCGGTATGCTCCGACCGCGCGGAATATTATGAAAATTGGTGGGTTTGCGACCGTCTTTATCCTGACTGTGGTTTTGATTCCCTACTGGCGGGGACGCAAAGGTAGAGTGCAGCTGGAAACGATAACCGGGCAGACTCATGAAGTGACAGGGGGCTCCTGA
- a CDS encoding cytochrome c oxidase subunit 3 gives MPADRSQRWKDRLVLLFTSRDRLSQRDFGLAIFLFSISVLFIGGLLAYVIVRSNLAQKHEPVNLVIPPALWISTVLLILGSISIQRAVYYVSHEKQQPFRNCLNLTFLLGGAFFVIQTIGLAHLLQQHSDILLSLEGTKNAANYPSSYGVLFTFVLVHAFHFFVAFGFLGFVIYKAYLYLYDHEYHWGVHACAVVWHFLGIIWICMLLLFYLIG, from the coding sequence ATGCCAGCCGACCGGAGTCAGAGATGGAAAGATCGTCTCGTGCTGTTGTTCACATCACGAGACAGACTCAGCCAGCGGGATTTTGGTCTGGCGATTTTTCTGTTTAGTATCTCCGTCCTGTTTATCGGCGGTCTGCTGGCTTATGTGATCGTCCGTTCGAATCTGGCACAAAAGCATGAACCGGTAAACCTGGTCATCCCTCCCGCGCTCTGGATTAGTACGGTCCTGTTGATTCTGGGAAGTATTTCCATTCAGCGTGCAGTCTATTATGTGAGTCACGAAAAACAGCAGCCGTTTCGTAATTGCCTGAATCTGACCTTTCTGCTGGGGGGCGCTTTTTTTGTCATCCAGACGATCGGACTGGCTCACCTCCTGCAACAGCATTCAGATATCTTACTGAGTCTCGAAGGCACCAAAAATGCCGCGAATTACCCCAGCAGTTATGGCGTACTGTTTACGTTTGTGTTAGTGCATGCCTTCCACTTTTTCGTTGCCTTTGGATTTCTGGGCTTCGTGATTTATAAAGCTTACCTCTACCTGTACGATCATGAATATCACTGGGGTGTCCATGCCTGTGCCGTCGTCTGGCACTTCCTGGGAATTATCTGGATCTGCATGCTGCTGCTGTTTTATCTGATTGGGTAA
- a CDS encoding quinol:electron acceptor oxidoreductase subunit ActD, whose protein sequence is MATTIEQPEKTKAEPQLLGLLAEFDDPHALIEASKKVRDAGYSKWDTHTPFPVHGIDEAMGIKMTILPWIVACCGLMGGTIAIGMQYWMNAVDYPFLISGKPFFSIPACIPITFELSVLLSAFGAFLGMLGLNQLPKLYNPMFKSQAFRRVTNDRFFISMDAKDAKFSEIDTGEFLKSLNPTHVEEFWSDVESPKLPRPLVLGLSLVGVLLIMPPALVAYKRSTTTNTPRIHIVPDMDFQPKLKTQNTTNIFSDGREVRPHIEGTIPRGQYKDDNIPFYYGLKVLPEDQDVITIAVQDEQKPADEKAADAKPAAGAAPTEDQKLAKLPWVTEFPMPVTDKMMARGKERYQIYCSVCHGLGGEGDGLVSLRAMELQQGTWIRPASYYTDNVRNQPVGRLFHTISNGVRKMPGYAAQIPPEDRWAIVLYLRALQKSHHTDAKDLSKEELQKLRSTK, encoded by the coding sequence ATGGCGACCACAATCGAACAACCAGAAAAAACAAAAGCAGAGCCCCAGCTACTCGGGTTACTTGCCGAGTTCGATGATCCTCATGCGTTGATCGAAGCATCAAAGAAAGTTCGCGATGCCGGTTACAGCAAGTGGGATACTCACACTCCCTTTCCCGTGCATGGCATCGATGAGGCAATGGGCATCAAGATGACCATTCTGCCCTGGATCGTGGCCTGCTGTGGCCTGATGGGGGGGACGATTGCCATCGGTATGCAGTATTGGATGAACGCCGTCGATTATCCATTCCTGATCAGTGGCAAGCCGTTTTTCAGTATTCCTGCCTGTATTCCCATTACCTTCGAACTTTCCGTTCTGCTGTCCGCCTTCGGTGCGTTCCTGGGAATGTTGGGCTTGAACCAGCTGCCGAAATTGTACAATCCGATGTTTAAATCACAGGCGTTTCGCCGTGTGACGAACGACCGTTTCTTTATCAGTATGGATGCGAAAGATGCGAAGTTCTCCGAAATTGATACGGGAGAATTTCTGAAATCATTGAATCCGACCCATGTCGAAGAGTTCTGGTCTGATGTGGAATCACCCAAGCTGCCTCGACCTCTGGTTCTGGGGCTCAGCCTGGTGGGTGTGCTGTTAATCATGCCTCCTGCACTGGTAGCCTATAAACGATCTACGACAACGAATACACCCCGTATTCACATCGTTCCCGATATGGACTTCCAGCCTAAACTGAAAACACAAAACACAACGAACATCTTCAGCGATGGTCGTGAAGTACGTCCGCATATCGAGGGAACCATTCCCCGCGGTCAATATAAAGACGATAATATTCCGTTCTACTATGGTCTGAAAGTGCTGCCGGAAGACCAGGATGTCATCACAATTGCCGTGCAGGATGAACAGAAGCCTGCTGACGAAAAAGCCGCTGATGCGAAACCTGCTGCTGGCGCTGCTCCGACTGAAGATCAGAAACTGGCCAAGCTGCCTTGGGTCACCGAGTTCCCCATGCCGGTCACAGATAAGATGATGGCCCGTGGAAAAGAACGTTACCAGATTTACTGTTCCGTCTGTCATGGTCTGGGCGGCGAAGGTGACGGTCTGGTCTCACTGCGAGCGATGGAATTACAGCAGGGAACCTGGATTCGTCCCGCTTCTTACTATACCGACAATGTCCGCAATCAACCGGTGGGTCGACTGTTCCATACGATCAGTAACGGTGTCCGCAAGATGCCCGGTTATGCAGCCCAGATTCCTCCAGAAGATCGCTGGGCGATCGTTCTTTACTTGAGAGCCCTGCAGAAGAGTCACCACACGGATGCAAAAGATCTTAGTAAGGAAGAGCTTCAGAAACTTCGAAGTACGAAATAA
- the lepB gene encoding signal peptidase I produces MAKKIEKAKLKKAPNEQVEKSNAEQEQGKSRHNEMRDTIESIIIALVFAFVFRAYSAEAFVIPTGSMAPTLYGRHKELHCAECGVKYAVGASDELVEKTEYYVPDYKVTGAFCPNCRYYTNLQDAMPFTGDRIIVNKFPFDYGDPGRWDVIVFKYPEASQTNYIKRLVGLPGEEIQISRGDVYARKNEKEPFQILRKDNLDKQLTVQQLVYDDDYPPREILEYGWPERWSPMQQVKPVETRFEDLKQSAWELDRESRAYQFKGAAGKAGKLEWLRYQHIVPRQSEWALLQENPELFTQTMLSSPPQSRLISDYTAYNNYSGGSSSGLFTYDAAFWVGDLTLSFDVEIQSETGEFLVELMRGDRHYRVRFDVKTGQARLYFVEDFPNPEPVETELTTVETDLKGKGGYSIMFANVDQRLCLWVNGSAVDLGTATEYQPPVSPAPRDGDLAPAGVTGVGIDFTVSHLMLQRDIYYRADEYYQNQEYSGDRRHLWELLWDPAAWSRQYEDHRQQVRFDKMSDDEFFVLGDNSARSADSRLWGNSRQAEHRHAVPRSALVGKAFMIYWPHGIPFMNDGRGYSPSAGPLKRFFYHQTRPGEYPDDPYAKLSVPFYPNVSRMKRIR; encoded by the coding sequence ATGGCCAAAAAAATAGAAAAAGCAAAACTGAAAAAAGCTCCGAATGAGCAGGTTGAGAAAAGTAATGCAGAACAGGAGCAGGGTAAAAGTCGCCACAATGAGATGCGCGATACGATTGAATCGATCATTATTGCCCTGGTATTCGCGTTTGTTTTCCGCGCCTATTCAGCCGAAGCATTTGTGATTCCCACAGGTTCGATGGCGCCTACTCTCTATGGGCGTCATAAAGAACTGCACTGCGCCGAATGTGGTGTGAAGTATGCGGTGGGAGCCAGCGATGAACTGGTCGAAAAGACAGAGTACTATGTACCGGACTACAAAGTCACCGGTGCCTTCTGTCCGAACTGCCGTTACTACACGAACCTGCAGGACGCCATGCCTTTCACCGGGGATCGTATCATCGTCAATAAGTTTCCCTTTGATTACGGTGACCCTGGTCGCTGGGATGTGATTGTTTTCAAATATCCCGAAGCTTCACAGACAAACTACATCAAACGACTCGTTGGTCTGCCTGGCGAAGAAATTCAGATTTCCCGCGGGGACGTCTATGCGCGTAAGAATGAAAAAGAGCCGTTTCAGATTCTCCGCAAGGACAACCTGGATAAACAGCTGACCGTTCAGCAGCTCGTGTACGACGATGATTATCCTCCGCGCGAGATCCTGGAGTATGGCTGGCCTGAGCGCTGGTCCCCCATGCAGCAGGTCAAGCCGGTTGAGACACGCTTTGAAGATCTCAAGCAGTCAGCCTGGGAACTGGATCGTGAATCGCGGGCGTATCAGTTCAAAGGGGCGGCGGGCAAAGCCGGTAAGCTGGAATGGCTCCGTTATCAGCATATTGTACCCCGTCAGTCGGAGTGGGCATTGCTGCAGGAAAACCCTGAACTGTTCACGCAGACGATGCTCTCTTCTCCTCCCCAGTCCCGACTCATCAGTGATTACACCGCCTACAATAACTATTCAGGCGGGTCCTCTTCCGGGCTGTTTACTTACGACGCCGCATTCTGGGTGGGAGATCTCACACTCAGTTTCGATGTCGAGATCCAGTCGGAGACAGGAGAGTTTCTGGTCGAGCTGATGCGGGGTGACCGTCATTACCGTGTCCGTTTTGATGTGAAAACAGGTCAGGCCCGACTCTATTTTGTGGAAGATTTTCCCAATCCCGAACCAGTCGAAACGGAACTGACTACGGTGGAGACCGATCTCAAAGGGAAGGGGGGCTATTCCATCATGTTTGCGAATGTGGACCAGCGACTCTGCCTGTGGGTTAATGGGTCTGCCGTCGATCTGGGAACCGCGACGGAATACCAGCCTCCGGTATCACCGGCACCCCGCGATGGCGATCTGGCCCCGGCGGGGGTAACGGGTGTCGGAATTGATTTTACAGTTTCACATCTCATGCTGCAGCGCGATATTTATTATCGTGCGGATGAGTATTATCAGAATCAGGAGTACTCCGGCGATCGCAGGCACTTATGGGAATTGCTCTGGGATCCGGCTGCCTGGAGTCGTCAGTATGAAGATCACCGTCAGCAGGTCCGGTTTGATAAAATGTCCGATGATGAGTTTTTTGTGCTCGGTGATAATTCTGCCCGCAGTGCCGACAGTCGACTCTGGGGGAATTCGCGACAGGCAGAACATCGTCACGCCGTTCCCCGTTCTGCCCTGGTCGGGAAAGCCTTCATGATCTACTGGCCGCATGGAATTCCGTTTATGAATGATGGGCGCGGTTACTCACCCAGTGCTGGCCCTCTCAAGCGGTTTTTCTACCATCAGACGCGTCCGGGAGAGTATCCGGATGATCCTTATGCCAAGCTATCCGTGCCCTTTTATCCGAATGTTTCCAGGATGAAACGCATCCGGTAA
- the coxB gene encoding cytochrome c oxidase subunit II: MKLFIPELLANAEAGFWFPAQGSTVAENVDSVYFFILWVCTFFFVLIVGLMLLFMVKYRYRPGVEAENTATHNLTLELSWSVIPTLLTIVMFWVGFTSYLDMRTPPAASYQIDVVAKKWVWAFKYPNGWIESELHIPLDENVTLTMASDDVIHSLWIPAFRTKMDVVPGRYTQEWFKAIAPPVPEGEESVEYPLEYPLMCSEYCGTKHSEMVTKVVVHETRGDFDKWLQAAADIHKNKNPIEAGEYFYKSRGCIQCHSLDGSIIKGPSFKGLFGSERTFADGTTRIADANYITQSILEPQSQVVANFPPVMPTFKGQLKDEDIRAIIAFIRAQK, translated from the coding sequence ATGAAACTATTCATCCCTGAATTATTAGCGAATGCCGAAGCCGGTTTCTGGTTTCCGGCACAAGGTTCCACAGTGGCAGAGAATGTCGATTCTGTCTACTTCTTCATTCTGTGGGTCTGCACGTTTTTCTTCGTGCTGATCGTCGGACTGATGCTGCTGTTTATGGTCAAATACCGTTATCGGCCCGGCGTCGAAGCGGAAAATACCGCTACGCATAACCTGACCCTCGAACTGTCCTGGTCGGTCATACCAACCCTGCTGACCATTGTCATGTTCTGGGTGGGATTTACTTCTTACCTGGATATGCGAACGCCTCCGGCTGCGTCCTATCAGATTGATGTGGTCGCAAAAAAATGGGTCTGGGCGTTCAAGTACCCCAATGGCTGGATCGAAAGCGAACTCCATATCCCACTGGATGAGAATGTGACACTCACCATGGCATCGGATGACGTGATTCACAGCCTGTGGATTCCGGCCTTCCGTACCAAAATGGATGTAGTGCCCGGTCGTTACACGCAGGAATGGTTTAAAGCCATCGCGCCTCCTGTACCGGAGGGTGAAGAATCCGTAGAGTACCCCCTGGAATACCCTTTAATGTGCTCCGAATACTGCGGGACCAAACACTCAGAAATGGTTACCAAAGTTGTTGTGCATGAAACCAGAGGCGATTTTGATAAGTGGCTGCAGGCCGCTGCCGATATTCACAAAAACAAAAATCCGATCGAAGCCGGCGAATACTTTTACAAAAGTCGTGGCTGCATCCAGTGTCACTCGCTGGATGGTTCCATCATCAAAGGCCCTTCCTTCAAAGGTTTATTTGGAAGCGAGCGGACATTTGCTGACGGAACGACCCGGATTGCCGATGCGAATTACATTACGCAGTCGATTCTGGAGCCACAATCACAAGTGGTTGCCAATTTTCCTCCGGTCATGCCTACCTTTAAAGGTCAGCTGAAAGACGAGGACATTAGAGCGATCATCGCATTCATCAGAGCCCAGAAGTAG
- a CDS encoding cytochrome C oxidase subunit IV family protein: MSDHVESDAHGENPQSCHVHVVPVKVLIGVFLALVVLTVITVEAAKFDTGRLDVIVSMAIATVKASLVVFIFMHLWYDKPLNKLAFFFSIIFAAFFLCMILLDSHAYDDYVKGFTEDKTPEYLVEAPETPAPAAAPAATDAKPAADAQAVPTEKPATEQKPASTDKPETDKKTTPETSDKTDSK; the protein is encoded by the coding sequence ATGTCAGATCATGTTGAAAGTGATGCCCACGGGGAAAATCCACAAAGCTGCCATGTGCATGTCGTACCGGTCAAGGTTCTGATAGGCGTATTTCTTGCTTTGGTTGTATTGACGGTCATTACGGTTGAGGCAGCCAAGTTTGATACCGGTAGACTGGATGTGATTGTCTCGATGGCGATCGCGACCGTTAAGGCTTCCCTGGTGGTTTTTATCTTCATGCACCTCTGGTATGACAAACCATTAAACAAGCTGGCATTCTTTTTCTCGATCATTTTTGCTGCTTTTTTTCTGTGTATGATCCTGCTGGATTCTCATGCCTACGATGACTATGTCAAAGGCTTTACTGAAGATAAAACCCCTGAATATTTAGTAGAAGCACCGGAAACACCTGCTCCCGCAGCAGCCCCTGCCGCAACCGATGCGAAGCCGGCTGCCGACGCGCAGGCTGTCCCGACTGAAAAACCAGCGACTGAGCAGAAGCCCGCTTCCACAGATAAACCGGAAACAGACAAAAAGACCACGCCAGAAACGTCAGACAAAACTGATTCGAAGTAA
- a CDS encoding cytochrome c oxidase subunit I has product MATVVDSSNPKSDFPIQYRELNYLNCSKGWKSWFFTLDHKRIGIMYLIGVTVAFFLGGIFAVLLRTELLSPEKMFLSADGYNQMFTLHGAIMTFLVIIPGVPAAIGNIILPVMLGAKDVAFPRMNLGSFYLWMFGAAFFLAALALGGLDTGWTFYTPYSITTSTAVRTALLGVFILGFSSIFTGLNFIVTIHTMRPPGMTWFKMPLFLWALYATALIQVLATPVLGITGLLLIVEKTFEIGIFDPRLGGDPVLFQHFFWFYSHPAVYVMILPAMGVVSEVIAVHSRKHIFGYRFIAYSSIAIAVFGFLVWGHHMFVSGQSKVVAVVFSAITFSVSIPSAIKVFNWLTTMYKGSIRFTTAMCYALAFLFIFSIGGLTGLFLATLATDIHLHDTYFVVAHFHYVMMGSSLVGLFAAVHHWWPKITGKMFNEFWGRIACLGVFLGFNLTFFPQFLLGTRGMPRRYYTYLPEFQNLHILSTCGAYLLGLSSALMAATLIYSVYRGKHAPANPWGGASLEWQCSSPPPHNNFDHPPLAGDPYIMKSVVYNEEIGGYVPVECQGADKDSVTASGDKEV; this is encoded by the coding sequence ATGGCAACAGTAGTTGACTCCTCCAATCCAAAATCAGATTTCCCGATTCAATACCGCGAATTGAATTATTTAAATTGTTCGAAGGGCTGGAAGAGCTGGTTTTTCACCCTCGACCACAAACGCATCGGTATCATGTACCTGATCGGTGTGACTGTTGCATTCTTTCTGGGGGGGATCTTCGCCGTTCTGTTGCGTACAGAGTTGCTGAGTCCCGAAAAAATGTTTCTGAGCGCGGATGGCTACAATCAGATGTTTACCCTGCACGGTGCCATCATGACCTTCCTGGTGATCATTCCAGGGGTGCCGGCGGCGATTGGAAATATAATTCTGCCGGTGATGCTGGGAGCCAAGGATGTGGCCTTCCCCCGCATGAATCTGGGTAGCTTTTACCTCTGGATGTTTGGTGCCGCCTTCTTCCTGGCTGCCCTGGCATTGGGGGGTCTGGATACCGGCTGGACTTTCTATACTCCTTACAGTATTACCACCAGTACCGCGGTAAGGACCGCGCTGTTGGGGGTCTTTATTCTCGGCTTCAGTTCGATTTTTACCGGGCTGAATTTCATTGTGACCATTCACACCATGCGACCACCGGGGATGACCTGGTTTAAGATGCCTCTGTTTTTATGGGCCCTGTATGCGACAGCACTGATCCAGGTTCTGGCGACTCCCGTACTGGGGATTACCGGGCTGTTATTGATTGTGGAAAAAACATTCGAAATCGGGATTTTTGATCCCCGGCTGGGTGGTGACCCGGTCCTGTTCCAGCACTTCTTCTGGTTCTATTCGCACCCTGCCGTTTACGTGATGATTCTGCCTGCGATGGGTGTGGTCAGTGAAGTGATTGCCGTTCACAGTCGCAAACATATTTTCGGATACCGCTTTATTGCTTACAGTAGTATCGCGATTGCCGTGTTCGGCTTCCTGGTCTGGGGACACCATATGTTTGTTTCCGGCCAGTCGAAAGTGGTTGCCGTCGTGTTCTCGGCGATTACCTTCAGTGTGTCGATCCCTTCTGCCATTAAAGTCTTTAACTGGCTGACGACCATGTATAAAGGTTCGATCCGCTTTACAACGGCCATGTGTTACGCTTTGGCGTTCCTGTTTATCTTTTCGATTGGTGGTCTGACGGGTCTGTTCCTGGCGACACTGGCAACCGACATCCACCTGCATGATACTTACTTCGTGGTCGCCCACTTCCACTATGTGATGATGGGGTCCTCTCTGGTCGGGCTGTTTGCCGCCGTGCATCACTGGTGGCCTAAAATTACCGGGAAGATGTTCAACGAGTTCTGGGGACGTATTGCCTGCCTGGGTGTGTTTCTCGGATTCAACCTGACCTTCTTCCCACAGTTCCTGCTGGGAACACGGGGAATGCCTCGCCGGTATTACACGTATCTGCCGGAATTTCAGAACCTGCATATTCTGTCAACATGTGGCGCCTATCTGCTGGGGCTGAGCTCAGCGTTAATGGCAGCTACTCTGATTTACTCGGTGTATCGTGGTAAACATGCTCCTGCCAATCCCTGGGGAGGTGCTTCCCTGGAATGGCAGTGCTCTTCGCCACCACCACACAATAACTTCGATCATCCTCCACTGGCCGGCGATCCCTACATCATGAAATCTGTCGTCTACAATGAGGAAATCGGAGGTTACGTTCCCGTTGAATGTCAAGGGGCTGACAAGGACTCTGTGACCGCATCAGGAGATAAAGAAGTTTAA
- the lepB gene encoding signal peptidase I, with the protein MHHTARQLETQAEELPQRSSLFRLVLESVASLAIAVILFRTFAAEGYMISTGSMAPSLLGYHKQVTCPRCHYSFTYGVAYDDSVSTSHVNDPAVEGQDFQQAGQYATCPNCDTNSIDLAQVPRNEGDQLLVFKHAYYLKPPARWDVAVFQNPMKPTQAYVKRVAGLPGEAVQVKEGDLYINGKIQRKDLKTQRAVRLLVHDHQFQPAEDDFFQPRFLPVEADSTQGQNQPAPPAWKEQPDGFLFASDGTDADTWSWVRYQHWVRQGGHYQTEVPLEKWPEEIEKPEPVLAAIQYDELKQQLSCKGAMPAENCHRLLNQTEDDAFRYAVALLYEKSHVAPVLDRYAYNSGLENQTAIPVHDFLFECDLQARSPEGELAIELFDGQHHFRNFIDFKRRQVNLFIDDQKQPIRTGPLHSDFRSQPVKLEMSVMDRQVLFAINGELAYQPLLFSKNSEPREEIRIPLQFGARGGTFKLTGMKLFRDIHYTRGKALHGVDEPYQLDQNSYFMLGDNSPVSLDSRSWADGKVDQKYLLGKPFLVHLPSRQGEVKIGDHIGHIRIPDFTRIRYIH; encoded by the coding sequence ATGCACCACACTGCCCGTCAACTCGAAACTCAAGCTGAAGAGTTGCCGCAGCGATCCAGCCTGTTTCGGCTGGTGCTGGAGTCCGTGGCTTCGCTGGCGATTGCTGTCATTCTTTTCCGGACCTTCGCTGCGGAAGGCTACATGATTTCGACAGGCTCAATGGCACCCTCTCTGTTGGGATACCATAAACAGGTCACCTGTCCCCGTTGTCATTATTCGTTTACTTACGGTGTGGCCTATGATGATTCCGTCTCTACCAGCCACGTGAATGACCCGGCTGTCGAGGGGCAGGATTTTCAACAGGCCGGGCAGTATGCCACCTGTCCGAACTGTGATACGAATTCCATCGATCTGGCTCAGGTGCCCCGCAATGAAGGTGACCAGTTACTGGTGTTTAAACACGCATACTACCTCAAGCCTCCTGCGCGCTGGGATGTGGCGGTGTTTCAAAATCCGATGAAGCCAACCCAGGCATATGTTAAACGGGTGGCAGGCTTACCGGGTGAAGCCGTACAGGTCAAAGAAGGGGACTTGTATATCAATGGGAAAATCCAGCGTAAAGATTTGAAAACACAACGTGCAGTTCGTCTGCTGGTCCACGATCATCAGTTCCAGCCAGCGGAGGATGACTTTTTTCAGCCCCGGTTTTTACCCGTGGAAGCAGATTCAACGCAGGGACAGAATCAACCGGCTCCACCTGCCTGGAAGGAGCAGCCGGATGGGTTTCTATTTGCATCAGATGGCACTGATGCAGACACGTGGTCCTGGGTCAGGTACCAGCACTGGGTGAGGCAGGGGGGACATTATCAGACAGAAGTGCCGCTGGAGAAATGGCCGGAAGAAATCGAGAAACCCGAACCGGTGCTGGCTGCCATTCAATATGACGAATTGAAACAACAGCTGTCGTGCAAAGGAGCAATGCCGGCGGAAAACTGTCACCGGCTGCTGAACCAGACAGAAGATGATGCGTTTCGGTACGCCGTCGCTCTGTTGTATGAAAAATCGCATGTGGCCCCTGTGCTGGATCGGTATGCCTATAACTCCGGACTCGAAAATCAGACTGCGATTCCGGTACATGATTTTCTGTTTGAGTGCGATCTGCAGGCCAGGTCACCAGAGGGAGAACTGGCGATTGAACTGTTCGACGGTCAGCATCATTTTCGAAATTTCATTGACTTCAAACGGCGACAGGTCAATCTGTTTATCGATGATCAGAAACAGCCGATCCGTACCGGACCATTGCACAGCGATTTTCGATCGCAGCCCGTGAAACTGGAAATGTCGGTGATGGATCGACAGGTTTTATTTGCCATCAATGGAGAGCTGGCTTACCAGCCTCTGCTTTTCAGCAAAAATTCAGAGCCGCGTGAGGAGATACGGATTCCCCTGCAGTTTGGTGCGCGCGGCGGAACATTCAAACTGACCGGTATGAAACTGTTTCGTGATATCCACTATACGCGTGGCAAAGCCCTGCATGGGGTTGATGAACCATATCAACTGGATCAGAACAGCTATTTCATGCTGGGCGATAACAGTCCCGTTTCGCTCGACAGCCGCAGCTGGGCTGACGGAAAAGTAGATCAGAAATACCTGCTGGGTAAACCGTTTCTCGTGCATTTACCTTCGCGGCAGGGCGAGGTCAAAATAGGTGATCATATAGGTCACATCCGCATTCCAGATTTCACCCGAATTCGCTATATTCACTGA